In one window of Prevotella sp. E13-17 DNA:
- a CDS encoding alpha/beta fold hydrolase: MKKLYLIVALAGGMLTGCTNKQATDNDMKQQLELTQEWDKVFPLSEKVNHRKVTFETQYGLTLAADLYLPTKGADKLPAIAVSGPFGAVKEQASGLYAMKMAERGFVALAFDPSYTGESSGEPRRTASPDINTEDFMAAVDFLSKQDYVDAERIGIIGICGWGGIALNAAAADTRIKATVASTMYDMTRISGNDYNDAFDDEQWRHRNRENLSKQRLTDPQAMAGGVIDSVPPQAPNFVHDYYDYYKTPRGYHQRSGNSNDGWRVVGTQAYANSRFLYYINEIRSAVLIMHGADAHSRYFGEAAYHYMVDGKAEGYKFTGEPNPNPENKELLIIPNATHCDLYDGGYEEKAGKGQPKNLIPWDKLAEFFAHNL, from the coding sequence ATGAAAAAGCTATATTTAATTGTAGCCTTGGCGGGCGGCATGCTCACTGGCTGCACAAACAAACAAGCTACAGACAACGACATGAAACAGCAATTGGAACTGACACAGGAATGGGACAAGGTGTTCCCTCTGAGCGAGAAAGTGAACCACCGCAAGGTGACGTTTGAAACGCAGTATGGACTGACATTGGCGGCAGACCTTTATTTGCCGACAAAGGGGGCAGACAAGCTACCTGCCATAGCCGTATCCGGACCGTTTGGGGCCGTCAAAGAACAGGCAAGCGGGCTCTATGCCATGAAGATGGCTGAGCGTGGATTTGTGGCACTGGCCTTCGACCCATCATATACGGGCGAGAGCAGCGGAGAACCACGGCGCACGGCTTCGCCCGACATCAACACCGAGGATTTTATGGCAGCGGTCGATTTCCTTTCAAAGCAGGACTATGTCGATGCCGAGCGCATCGGCATCATCGGCATCTGCGGTTGGGGCGGCATCGCTCTGAATGCGGCAGCAGCCGACACTCGCATCAAAGCGACTGTGGCTTCTACGATGTATGACATGACGCGCATCAGTGGCAACGACTACAACGATGCCTTCGACGATGAACAGTGGCGCCACAGAAATCGTGAGAACTTGTCTAAGCAGCGACTCACCGACCCGCAAGCCATGGCTGGCGGTGTGATCGACTCAGTGCCACCACAGGCACCCAACTTCGTGCACGACTACTACGACTACTACAAAACGCCTCGTGGCTATCATCAGCGTTCGGGCAACTCCAACGATGGCTGGCGCGTCGTCGGCACGCAGGCTTATGCCAACAGTCGCTTCCTCTACTACATCAATGAGATTCGCTCGGCCGTCCTCATAATGCACGGTGCCGATGCTCACTCGCGCTACTTTGGCGAGGCTGCCTATCACTATATGGTGGACGGCAAGGCTGAAGGCTATAAGTTCACAGGAGAGCCCAATCCGAATCCCGAGAACAAGGAGCTGCTCATCATCCCCAATGCCACTCACTGCGACCTCTACGATGGCGGCTACGAGGAGAAGGCTGGCAAGGGACAGCCCAAGAACTTGATTCCCTGGGACAAGCTGGCTGAGTTTTTTGCTCACAACCTGTAA
- a CDS encoding imelysin family protein, with amino-acid sequence MKKNNLFKMAVMTAVISTGFTACSSDDEADVTIVDGTQAALNQACDDWKVARANWENTEAFLFGAADVYSIDPHTDTWPVAANDLADVLRDAAAMGNLDNFIKTANSGILGYHGLEYVLFRQGAPRDINQITNLEYNYICAVAKDLYQATATLEAAWDSKESNAERHQIALDYVATHNSINDDGDVEGALDGFQNFGRAFKTPGTGDWATALDATLEIISGCQDIIGEVGDSKIGLPYTGEDATYIESPYAYNSITDFYDNIVSCKNALYGSMNAVMPNEKSVIYFCQNADNATLKAQANTAVAKLDNALAKIKAMKAPFALYYSDASSKAAIDALGELDEALEAMSETLKGYAGNSTVENQCKVINENYVDNVVLATYRTLADNAQKLYNSIVKIKK; translated from the coding sequence ATGAAAAAAAACAATCTTTTTAAAATGGCAGTGATGACTGCCGTCATTTCTACAGGCTTCACTGCTTGCTCAAGCGATGACGAGGCCGATGTGACAATCGTGGATGGTACGCAGGCCGCGCTGAACCAGGCTTGTGATGACTGGAAGGTAGCTCGTGCCAATTGGGAGAACACGGAGGCATTCCTCTTTGGCGCTGCTGATGTTTACTCTATCGATCCTCATACTGACACATGGCCTGTGGCTGCCAACGACCTGGCTGACGTGCTGCGCGACGCTGCTGCCATGGGCAATCTCGACAACTTTATCAAGACTGCCAACTCAGGTATCTTGGGCTATCACGGACTGGAATATGTGCTCTTCCGTCAGGGCGCTCCACGAGATATCAACCAGATCACCAACCTGGAGTACAACTATATCTGTGCTGTGGCTAAGGACCTCTATCAGGCTACTGCCACACTGGAAGCTGCATGGGACTCGAAAGAGAGTAATGCTGAGCGCCATCAGATAGCACTCGACTATGTAGCTACACACAATTCTATCAACGACGACGGCGATGTGGAAGGCGCACTGGATGGCTTCCAGAACTTCGGACGTGCCTTCAAGACTCCAGGCACCGGTGATTGGGCCACCGCTCTCGATGCCACACTGGAGATCATCTCTGGTTGTCAGGACATTATCGGCGAGGTCGGCGATTCGAAGATCGGTCTGCCTTACACCGGCGAAGATGCCACCTATATCGAGTCACCCTATGCCTACAACTCTATCACAGACTTCTACGATAACATTGTGTCGTGTAAGAACGCACTCTATGGCAGCATGAATGCAGTGATGCCTAACGAGAAGTCGGTCATCTACTTCTGTCAGAACGCCGACAACGCTACCCTCAAGGCACAGGCCAACACGGCTGTTGCTAAGCTTGACAACGCACTGGCCAAGATCAAAGCAATGAAGGCTCCTTTCGCCCTCTACTACTCTGACGCTTCGAGCAAAGCTGCCATCGATGCTCTGGGCGAACTGGACGAGGCACTCGAAGCCATGTCCGAGACCCTGAAGGGCTATGCAGGCAACAGCACCGTTGAGAATCAGTGCAAGGTCATCAACGAGAATTATGTGGACAACGTTGTGCTGGCTACCTATCGTACACTGGCCGACAATGCTCAGAAACTGTATAACAGCATCGTGAAGATTAAAAAGTAA
- a CDS encoding di-heme oxidoredictase family protein: MKRKLSVFGSVLFFITITVGCHNSDGSVEPLTWEIGDPTATDYPEDYYAGGQLGTTAVNTATAFEQPTKAVVDAGMMTAFNEGEYLFEKDYNTNTDGAFHGLGPVFVRRGCLYCHPGYGHGARQTEYKADNHRNGYLLVIYDKTTNAYIRSVAGMPQTVAVKPFKAPIDENQIKIAWKEYTDEWGNKFPDGETYSLIYPEVTIPYSAYYAPVAVGRGGSDVILSEAEYNNDVDIRLESTIGIYGTGLTDAISDADITAQWEKEGKYFNSIGKTDALNPAMWDQANGKWNSYYSNSLQGDGTKYVRRYTYAMSRGPLLDAAGINAIWNITNVTRSDRRYHYLDLAGTYYATQSSKDPDVQAGFTEYINRLDPLKKHPEWHTGNLEKDIYTYLTSKQQDVEMTDDQFKNFAIWHRGLAVPAARNTTTEDFKKGKELFSQIGCAACHRPSWVTGDDHLQDPNKFFKDDSELPRYPHQKIWPYTDFVQHRLWMKNDIRTGWCRTTPLWGRGLAAKCGSGVERLHDCRARNVMEAIMWHGCRNEGGISDAYNAVTKFRNLSKKERDQLIFFIESI, from the coding sequence ATGAAGAGAAAACTATCAGTATTTGGTAGTGTGCTGTTTTTTATTACCATCACTGTTGGATGCCACAACAGTGATGGTTCCGTTGAACCACTTACGTGGGAAATCGGCGACCCGACAGCCACAGACTACCCAGAGGACTACTATGCCGGTGGACAGCTTGGCACCACTGCCGTGAACACTGCAACTGCCTTCGAACAGCCCACCAAGGCTGTCGTTGACGCAGGCATGATGACTGCCTTCAATGAGGGCGAGTATTTGTTCGAGAAAGACTACAACACCAATACCGACGGTGCCTTCCACGGATTAGGCCCCGTCTTTGTGCGTCGTGGCTGTCTCTACTGTCATCCAGGCTATGGCCACGGTGCACGTCAGACCGAGTATAAGGCTGACAACCACCGCAACGGCTACCTGTTGGTCATCTACGACAAGACCACCAACGCCTATATCCGTTCGGTGGCAGGTATGCCTCAGACGGTTGCAGTGAAGCCTTTTAAGGCTCCTATCGACGAGAATCAGATCAAGATTGCCTGGAAAGAATATACCGACGAGTGGGGCAACAAGTTCCCCGATGGCGAGACCTACTCGCTGATCTATCCCGAGGTGACCATTCCCTATAGTGCCTACTATGCTCCTGTGGCAGTGGGGCGCGGTGGCAGCGACGTGATATTGTCAGAGGCAGAATACAATAACGATGTAGATATCCGACTGGAATCGACCATCGGTATCTATGGCACAGGTCTGACTGACGCCATCTCAGATGCTGACATCACCGCCCAGTGGGAGAAAGAGGGCAAATACTTCAACAGCATTGGCAAGACCGATGCTCTGAACCCCGCCATGTGGGACCAGGCCAACGGCAAGTGGAACAGCTACTATTCCAACTCGTTGCAGGGCGACGGCACCAAGTATGTGCGTCGTTACACCTACGCCATGTCGCGCGGACCGCTGCTCGATGCTGCTGGTATCAATGCTATCTGGAACATCACCAACGTGACACGTTCGGACCGTCGCTATCATTATCTCGACCTGGCAGGTACCTACTATGCTACCCAGTCGTCTAAGGATCCCGATGTGCAGGCTGGATTCACCGAGTATATCAACCGACTGGACCCACTGAAGAAGCATCCCGAATGGCACACTGGCAATCTGGAGAAGGATATCTACACCTACCTCACCAGTAAACAACAGGATGTAGAAATGACTGACGATCAGTTTAAGAACTTCGCCATCTGGCACCGCGGACTGGCTGTTCCGGCAGCCCGCAACACCACTACCGAGGACTTCAAGAAAGGCAAGGAACTGTTCTCACAGATTGGTTGTGCCGCTTGTCACCGCCCATCATGGGTGACTGGCGACGACCACCTGCAAGACCCCAACAAGTTCTTCAAGGACGACAGCGAGCTGCCTCGCTATCCCCACCAGAAAATCTGGCCTTATACCGACTTCGTGCAGCACCGTCTGTGGATGAAGAACGACATACGCACGGGCTGGTGTCGCACCACACCACTGTGGGGGCGCGGACTGGCAGCCAAGTGTGGCAGTGGTGTAGAGCGTCTGCACGACTGTCGTGCGCGCAACGTGATGGAAGCCATCATGTGGCACGGATGTAGAAACGAGGGCGGCATTAGTGATGCTTACAATGCCGTTACGAAGTTCCGCAACTTGTCGAAGAAGGAGCGCGACCAGCTCATCTTCTTCATTGAGTCGATCTAA
- the ccsA gene encoding cytochrome c biogenesis protein CcsA, which yields MKRALILLYPLIIVCIAAATIIEKYQGTEFVSQHIYGAWWFSVLWAVMTVVGCAYMVQQQLYRRLAVMLLHVGFVVILVGALVTHLTARRDTIHLRMDTPCELTADKKITLKSFRIVNYPGTDAPLDYQSVITCGTEEVVVSMNHIGNIDGYRLFQSSYDSDGEGVTLGVSYDPYGIAITYSGYLLLLVGIIATLFSRRTQMRTLYRKAVATMVLLLATVTVSADEPLPVVDRDIAQRMGTIQVLYNNRICPMNTVATDFVMKLTGSARWNGYTADQVFTSWMIYYMPWEAAMKPYLESGDKPMSAKEKKKLAERQAVVEMFYSGEFIKMFPYRIGHDVNWYMPGAHGLPRAIPVKEQFFIKQSMDFLTEAIVTGQHDRAVEIIAKIKLFQREMVGDVLPSGSDTQAELFYNTLRAQKWPIMLSLTLSLLLCMAMLFTTKARRPLNIALWALHVTLLSYLTLQLALRWWLSGHVPVSNGPETMLFMAWVVLLLSVALHRQFAVIMGFAPLIASFCMLVAMMGGSSTQLTPLMPVLQSPLLSIHVMTVMCAYAIFALQVLLGIYAFWAHDLERITALSQLLLYPAVFLLTIGIFLGAVWANVSWGNYWSWDPKESWALITMMVYAVPLHKASIPQMRNARFYHLYIVGAFVAVLVTYFGVNYLLGGMHSYA from the coding sequence ATGAAAAGAGCACTCATTCTTCTATACCCTCTTATCATTGTCTGCATTGCAGCAGCCACCATCATCGAGAAATACCAAGGCACCGAGTTTGTTAGCCAACATATCTATGGCGCCTGGTGGTTCTCGGTGCTGTGGGCCGTGATGACTGTGGTGGGCTGCGCCTACATGGTGCAGCAACAGCTTTACCGCCGACTGGCTGTGATGCTGTTGCATGTGGGCTTTGTGGTGATACTTGTTGGGGCGCTGGTGACTCATCTCACGGCGCGCCGCGACACCATCCACCTGCGTATGGACACCCCCTGTGAACTGACTGCGGATAAAAAGATCACGCTGAAGTCATTTCGCATCGTGAACTATCCCGGCACCGATGCTCCACTTGACTATCAAAGTGTCATTACCTGTGGCACAGAAGAAGTAGTCGTGTCGATGAACCACATCGGTAACATTGATGGTTACCGTCTGTTTCAGTCAAGTTACGACTCCGACGGCGAAGGTGTCACGCTGGGCGTGAGCTACGACCCCTATGGCATCGCCATCACCTACAGTGGCTATCTGCTGTTGTTGGTTGGCATCATAGCCACGTTGTTCTCGCGTCGCACACAGATGCGCACTCTCTATCGCAAGGCCGTTGCCACCATGGTGCTGCTGTTAGCCACTGTCACAGTGAGTGCCGACGAGCCTCTGCCTGTGGTTGACCGCGACATAGCCCAACGCATGGGCACCATCCAGGTGCTCTATAACAACCGTATCTGTCCGATGAACACCGTGGCCACCGACTTCGTGATGAAGCTGACGGGTAGTGCCCGCTGGAACGGCTACACCGCCGATCAGGTGTTTACGAGTTGGATGATTTATTACATGCCTTGGGAAGCAGCCATGAAACCCTATCTGGAGTCCGGCGACAAGCCCATGAGTGCTAAGGAGAAGAAGAAACTGGCCGAGCGCCAGGCCGTGGTAGAGATGTTCTATAGCGGTGAGTTTATCAAGATGTTCCCATATCGCATTGGTCACGATGTGAACTGGTATATGCCCGGTGCACATGGTCTGCCACGCGCCATTCCCGTGAAAGAACAGTTTTTTATCAAACAATCCATGGACTTCTTGACCGAGGCTATCGTCACTGGTCAGCACGATCGCGCTGTTGAGATCATAGCCAAGATCAAACTGTTCCAGCGCGAGATGGTCGGCGACGTACTGCCTTCCGGCAGCGATACCCAGGCCGAACTGTTCTATAACACGCTTCGTGCCCAAAAGTGGCCCATCATGCTGTCGCTGACACTGAGCCTGCTGCTGTGCATGGCCATGCTCTTCACAACAAAGGCACGCCGTCCGCTTAACATTGCTTTGTGGGCACTCCATGTGACACTGCTTTCCTATCTCACGCTACAGCTTGCGCTGCGCTGGTGGCTCAGTGGTCATGTCCCTGTGAGCAACGGTCCCGAGACGATGTTGTTCATGGCATGGGTGGTCCTGCTGCTTTCCGTAGCCCTGCACCGTCAGTTTGCCGTTATCATGGGCTTTGCCCCCCTCATAGCCTCGTTCTGCATGCTGGTAGCCATGATGGGTGGCAGCAGTACGCAGCTGACTCCGCTGATGCCCGTGTTGCAGTCGCCATTGTTGTCCATCCATGTGATGACAGTGATGTGTGCCTATGCCATTTTTGCGCTGCAGGTGCTGCTTGGCATCTATGCCTTTTGGGCGCACGACCTGGAGCGCATCACGGCATTGTCGCAGCTGTTGCTCTATCCCGCTGTATTTCTGCTCACCATCGGCATCTTCCTTGGTGCTGTCTGGGCCAACGTGTCGTGGGGCAACTACTGGTCGTGGGACCCCAAAGAGTCGTGGGCATTAATCACGATGATGGTCTATGCCGTGCCGTTGCATAAAGCCTCCATACCACAGATGCGCAATGCCCGCTTCTACCATCTGTATATAGTGGGTGCCTTTGTGGCAGTGCTTGTCACCTATTTTGGTGTGAACTACCTGTTGGGTGGCATGCACAGCTATGCCTGA
- a CDS encoding GDSL-type esterase/lipase family protein, with product MTDNHNKWVACWGNATSITDRREARYAKDLTLRYPIQMPFDGSQLRFRFSNLTGTEPVTLTKVFVNHTPITFDGEQSVSLMPGTETQSDAITLAVKSGDMITVSLYLADYTQMNSGTLITGPLSHGYYAYGDYAEQDELPLDLSRRTNWFYFLNTIDVLTSDRCRAVVCYGDSITAQSWPDYLAQKLLGTEVAVIRRAVSGTRILRQYDCITYQAYGLKGATRFPIEMRVSGATDVIIQHGINDIIHPVGTDVNPFRPWSDLPTVEELMCGVEDIYVKPAKAMGLRVWSGTLLPIEGWRTYNDQREQMRQQFNEWLRTSSIFYGCVDFDAAVRDAANPKAFAAGFDSGDHLHPSEPAYEAMASAAIARMF from the coding sequence ATGACAGACAATCATAACAAATGGGTGGCTTGCTGGGGCAATGCCACCTCTATCACCGACCGACGTGAGGCCCGCTATGCTAAGGACCTCACGTTGCGTTATCCCATACAGATGCCTTTCGATGGCTCGCAACTGCGCTTCCGTTTCTCGAACCTCACTGGCACGGAACCCGTGACGCTGACCAAGGTCTTTGTGAACCACACGCCCATCACCTTTGATGGCGAACAGAGCGTAAGCCTGATGCCTGGCACTGAGACCCAGAGCGATGCCATCACCTTGGCTGTGAAGAGCGGCGACATGATCACGGTGAGCCTGTATCTTGCAGACTACACCCAGATGAACAGCGGCACGCTGATCACCGGACCACTGTCGCACGGCTACTATGCTTATGGTGACTATGCCGAGCAGGACGAGTTGCCTTTGGACCTGTCGCGTCGCACCAACTGGTTCTACTTCCTCAACACTATCGATGTGTTGACCTCAGATCGCTGTCGTGCCGTGGTATGCTATGGCGATTCTATCACGGCTCAGTCATGGCCCGACTATTTGGCCCAGAAACTGCTGGGCACTGAGGTCGCCGTCATTCGTCGCGCCGTCAGCGGCACCCGCATCCTGCGTCAGTACGACTGCATCACCTATCAAGCCTACGGATTGAAGGGCGCTACCCGCTTCCCCATCGAGATGCGTGTCAGTGGTGCCACAGACGTCATCATCCAGCACGGCATCAACGACATCATTCATCCCGTGGGCACAGACGTGAATCCCTTTCGCCCGTGGAGCGACCTGCCCACCGTCGAAGAACTGATGTGCGGCGTTGAAGATATCTACGTGAAGCCCGCCAAAGCCATGGGACTTCGCGTGTGGAGTGGCACCCTGCTGCCCATCGAGGGCTGGCGCACGTATAACGACCAGCGCGAGCAGATGCGCCAGCAGTTCAACGAGTGGCTGCGCACGTCGTCTATCTTCTACGGTTGCGTGGATTTCGATGCTGCCGTGCGTGATGCGGCCAACCCCAAGGCCTTTGCTGCCGGCTTTGACAGTGGCGACCACCTGCATCCCAGCGAGCCAGCTTACGAGGCTATGGCCAGTGCCGCTATTGCAAGAATGTTTTAA
- a CDS encoding alpha/beta hydrolase, with translation MKKAITILSIVATVLFVVVVGGSFYMLDYSLAPDANRTDRDSCFRQQFESYPESKLWVDSLTRVDALRDTFLTMSDGRRMHGFYVDKGCKKTAVVVHGWRDCAIKFLWLARIYEHELDYNVVMPELHACGESEGDAIRMGWKDRLDVKEWMTAFLTDTMVVHGVSMGAATTMMLSGEQMPTGIKELRFVEDCGYTSVWDEFAGQLKEEFGLPAFPLMYSTSLLCKWRYGWSFGEASALRQVAKCPYPMLFIHGSKDTFVPTSMVHSLFEAKSGKKRLWIAEGAGHALSYKEHKAEYISLIKTFLQ, from the coding sequence ATGAAAAAAGCTATCACTATTCTATCGATTGTGGCAACCGTACTGTTTGTGGTTGTGGTGGGCGGCAGCTTCTACATGCTCGACTATTCACTTGCTCCGGATGCCAACAGGACCGACCGCGACTCGTGCTTCAGACAGCAGTTCGAGAGCTATCCGGAGAGCAAGCTGTGGGTGGACTCGCTGACACGGGTGGATGCGCTGCGCGACACGTTTCTCACTATGAGCGACGGCAGAAGGATGCACGGCTTCTACGTGGACAAAGGGTGCAAGAAGACGGCCGTGGTGGTTCACGGCTGGCGCGACTGTGCCATCAAGTTCTTGTGGTTGGCACGCATCTATGAACATGAGTTAGACTATAATGTGGTGATGCCCGAACTGCATGCTTGCGGCGAGAGCGAAGGCGATGCCATTCGTATGGGGTGGAAAGACCGACTCGATGTAAAAGAGTGGATGACGGCTTTCCTGACAGACACGATGGTGGTCCATGGTGTGTCGATGGGCGCGGCAACAACAATGATGTTGTCGGGCGAGCAGATGCCGACAGGCATCAAGGAACTGCGCTTTGTCGAGGATTGCGGTTATACATCGGTATGGGATGAGTTTGCTGGCCAATTAAAAGAAGAATTCGGCCTTCCTGCCTTCCCTTTGATGTACTCAACCAGCCTGCTTTGCAAGTGGCGCTACGGATGGAGCTTTGGCGAGGCATCGGCATTGAGGCAGGTGGCTAAATGCCCATACCCCATGTTATTTATTCATGGCAGCAAAGATACGTTTGTGCCCACCTCGATGGTGCACTCGCTCTTCGAAGCTAAATCAGGCAAAAAGAGGCTATGGATTGCCGAGGGTGCCGGGCATGCTCTTTCCTACAAGGAGCACAAAGCGGAATATATCTCTCTGATTAAAACATTCTTGCAATAG
- a CDS encoding carbohydrate-binding domain-containing protein, with translation MRTIKQNIMLCTLLLMAVACTTEDPFLDYNNNGTNWNDGGSMPNGGTSTTEGSLATFDIATEQDVEEPTTTAQAYYPDAEDQLANNSFGTTVTIDMSNPVAKTENGVEVTVSGGHVTVNHGTQKGICYVVSGTTTNGSLTVLGEKKYQVVLNGVNIYNPDSAALNLLSSKRAFVSLTEGTTNQLTDGADGSHKGTLYAKGKLLFNGSGTLVVDGHTNNGIHSADYIVFNHGNHITVTTTVNHGIKANDGIFINGGVLNVEVSGAGAKGINSESHIVINGGRTTVITTGKGSYDSDTNEVKGAAGIKADSTLTINDGDVLLKSTGYGGKGISVDMDANFNGGNIYVVTTGGKYTSSSDSTSPKGIKAEGNINISGGRIWVRTSGNGGEGIESKQEISITGGDVASYAYDDAINAKSTMTIAGGTVYAHGQHNDGLDANGNLYIKGGVVYAICSGSPEVAVDANTEGGYKLYVTGGTLVAVGGLERGSQLSQACYQASSWTPNAWYAMTVDGQTFSFLTPASGGQGMVVSGSVQPTLKQGVTVTDGNTCMGGIGVTAAVISGGSSVSLSSYTSSSSGFGGGGWR, from the coding sequence ATGAGGACAATAAAACAGAACATCATGTTATGTACCCTGCTGCTGATGGCAGTAGCCTGTACGACGGAAGATCCATTCTTAGACTATAATAACAACGGCACTAACTGGAACGACGGTGGCAGCATGCCCAACGGCGGGACTTCGACTACAGAGGGCAGTCTGGCCACTTTCGACATTGCAACAGAACAGGATGTCGAAGAACCCACCACCACGGCACAAGCATATTATCCTGATGCTGAAGACCAACTGGCCAACAACTCCTTTGGCACCACCGTGACCATCGACATGAGCAATCCAGTGGCTAAAACGGAAAATGGCGTGGAGGTGACCGTCAGTGGTGGTCATGTGACGGTGAACCACGGCACGCAGAAAGGCATCTGCTATGTGGTCAGTGGCACCACCACCAACGGGTCGTTGACGGTGTTGGGCGAGAAGAAATACCAAGTGGTGCTGAACGGTGTCAATATCTACAATCCCGATTCGGCTGCCCTGAACCTGCTGAGCAGCAAGCGAGCCTTCGTCAGCCTGACAGAAGGCACCACCAATCAGCTGACCGATGGCGCCGATGGCAGTCATAAGGGCACCCTCTATGCCAAAGGCAAGCTGTTGTTCAATGGCAGTGGCACGCTGGTGGTTGACGGCCACACTAATAATGGCATTCATTCGGCCGATTATATTGTGTTTAACCATGGCAACCACATTACGGTCACCACGACCGTCAATCACGGCATCAAGGCCAACGACGGCATCTTTATCAATGGCGGTGTGCTGAACGTTGAGGTGTCGGGGGCTGGTGCCAAAGGTATCAACAGCGAGAGCCATATTGTCATCAATGGTGGTCGCACCACCGTCATCACTACTGGTAAGGGCTCGTACGACAGCGATACTAACGAGGTGAAAGGTGCAGCCGGCATCAAGGCCGACAGCACATTGACTATCAACGATGGCGACGTGCTTCTGAAGAGCACTGGCTATGGCGGCAAAGGTATCAGTGTGGATATGGATGCCAACTTCAACGGTGGAAATATCTATGTTGTCACCACTGGTGGCAAATATACCAGCAGCAGTGATTCCACTTCGCCCAAGGGCATCAAGGCAGAAGGCAATATCAACATCAGCGGTGGAAGAATATGGGTGCGCACCAGCGGTAATGGAGGAGAAGGTATTGAGTCGAAGCAAGAAATCAGTATCACTGGGGGCGACGTGGCAAGTTATGCCTACGATGATGCCATCAATGCCAAGAGCACAATGACCATTGCTGGCGGCACAGTTTATGCCCACGGCCAGCACAACGACGGACTGGATGCCAATGGCAATCTCTATATTAAAGGTGGGGTGGTGTATGCCATCTGTTCAGGATCACCAGAGGTTGCTGTCGATGCCAACACAGAAGGCGGCTATAAGTTATATGTGACAGGGGGCACCCTCGTTGCCGTTGGCGGACTTGAACGTGGGTCACAGCTGTCGCAAGCTTGTTATCAAGCATCGTCGTGGACGCCTAATGCTTGGTATGCCATGACAGTTGACGGTCAGACCTTCTCGTTCCTGACTCCGGCAAGCGGTGGACAAGGCATGGTGGTATCGGGCAGCGTGCAACCTACGTTGAAACAAGGCGTCACGGTGACGGATGGCAACACGTGTATGGGTGGCATTGGTGTGACAGCTGCTGTCATAAGTGGCGGCTCGTCTGTATCGCTGTCGAGCTATACAAGTAGTAGTTCGGGGTTCGGTGGCGGCGGTTGGCGCTGA
- a CDS encoding sensor histidine kinase — protein sequence MIWMKQSRQENMIYLVVWGMLFAVPLLSSYVRMFGDNHAEFRWHEVLFVWHHFSIYLLLFVVHNFLLAPLLIHARKRVLYFVTVAAVVALFAVYQHNTRPMMKFHERPHHEWREPLRDDHWKRERNHEFRRPPLVNERNIMSLTVVILMFGANLGVKGYMRGRDDRRRLAELERQNLEHQLAYLRYQISPHFFMNTLNNIHALIDIDPEKAQETIVELSRMMRYVLYDADKERVALNKELDFVETYIKLMRLRYTDKVRISLTLPADVPDRQLPPLMLISFVENAFKHGVSYQHDSFIEVSMTVADNKLTFRCRNSKAETPSQEKGGVGLANVRQRLNLLYGDRYSLRINEGANDYSVELNIPLS from the coding sequence ATGATTTGGATGAAACAGTCGCGACAGGAGAATATGATATACCTGGTAGTGTGGGGCATGCTGTTTGCTGTACCACTGCTCAGCAGTTATGTGCGTATGTTTGGCGACAACCATGCCGAATTTCGGTGGCACGAGGTGCTGTTTGTGTGGCACCATTTTTCGATTTATCTGTTGCTGTTTGTGGTTCACAATTTCCTGCTGGCCCCCCTGTTGATACATGCTCGCAAACGTGTCCTCTACTTTGTGACGGTGGCAGCCGTCGTGGCGTTGTTTGCCGTCTATCAGCACAACACCAGACCTATGATGAAGTTCCACGAACGACCGCACCACGAATGGCGTGAGCCCCTGCGCGACGACCATTGGAAGAGAGAGCGCAACCATGAGTTCAGACGACCACCATTGGTCAACGAACGCAACATTATGTCGCTGACCGTAGTTATCCTGATGTTTGGAGCCAATCTGGGTGTGAAGGGCTATATGCGCGGTCGCGACGACCGTAGGCGACTGGCCGAATTGGAACGGCAGAACTTGGAACATCAGTTGGCTTATCTGCGCTATCAGATCAGTCCGCACTTCTTCATGAACACGCTGAACAATATCCATGCTTTGATTGACATTGACCCAGAGAAAGCTCAGGAAACCATCGTCGAATTGTCGAGGATGATGCGCTATGTGCTTTACGATGCCGACAAAGAGCGTGTGGCTCTGAACAAGGAATTGGACTTCGTCGAGACATACATCAAACTGATGCGACTGCGCTACACCGACAAGGTGCGCATCTCGCTGACATTGCCCGCAGATGTACCTGATAGGCAGTTGCCGCCACTGATGCTGATATCATTTGTGGAGAACGCCTTTAAACACGGTGTGAGCTATCAGCATGACTCCTTTATCGAGGTGAGCATGACGGTGGCTGACAATAAGTTGACATTCCGTTGTCGTAACTCGAAAGCTGAAACGCCCAGCCAAGAAAAAGGCGGGGTGGGCCTGGCCAATGTGCGTCAGCGGCTTAACCTATTGTATGGGGACCGTTATTCGCTGCGCATCAACGAAGGAGCTAATGATTATTCTGTCGAACTCAACATACCATTATCATGA